A section of the bacterium genome encodes:
- a CDS encoding acetate kinase, protein MIVLVLNSGSSSVKYQLWDMKINSMRARGLVSRIGIDNPLLEHRTNNHTIKIKPEGKITHADAIKLALDALVHPEYGVIKSISQIDAVGHRVVHGGEKFSESALINSKVKEAIRECIELAPLHNPPNLLGIEACEKILPGVPQVAVFDTAFHQTMEPVAYIYPIPYEYYEKYRIRRYGFHGTSHYYVSHRAAEILGKPITKLRIITLHLGNGASVTAVKFGKSVDTSMGFTPLEGLAMGTRCGDIDPAIVMFLMEKQNLSLEQINNILNKKSGLLGVSGVSNDLRDVLEAASKGNERAKLAFEIYCYRVKKYIGAYAAAMGGVDAIVFTAGAGENSPEVREKSVEGLEFLGIKIDRDKNNAARGIEKDISTEDARVRTLVIPTNEELVIALETERIVRRHFEPISLDEPCEQYSNGKNNPKSQKN, encoded by the coding sequence ATGATTGTGTTGGTTTTAAACTCAGGTAGTTCATCGGTAAAATACCAGCTATGGGATATGAAAATAAACAGTATGCGCGCAAGGGGCTTAGTTTCACGCATTGGGATTGACAATCCATTGCTGGAACACAGGACAAACAACCACACTATAAAAATAAAACCTGAGGGGAAAATAACCCACGCTGATGCAATAAAACTCGCCCTTGATGCATTGGTTCACCCTGAATACGGCGTTATAAAGTCGATAAGCCAAATAGATGCCGTTGGTCACAGAGTGGTCCATGGTGGCGAGAAATTTTCAGAGTCTGCATTAATAAATTCAAAGGTTAAAGAAGCGATACGTGAATGCATTGAACTCGCACCACTTCACAATCCGCCGAACCTTCTGGGAATAGAAGCCTGCGAAAAAATTTTGCCCGGCGTGCCTCAGGTTGCTGTTTTCGATACCGCTTTCCATCAGACAATGGAACCAGTAGCCTATATTTATCCTATTCCATACGAGTATTACGAAAAATATAGAATTCGCCGCTACGGATTTCATGGGACGAGCCATTACTATGTTTCGCACCGTGCAGCCGAGATTCTCGGAAAGCCGATAACCAAACTCCGCATTATAACTTTACACCTTGGCAACGGTGCCTCAGTAACAGCTGTAAAATTCGGTAAGTCGGTGGATACTTCGATGGGGTTCACGCCTCTTGAGGGTCTCGCTATGGGCACGCGCTGCGGCGATATCGACCCAGCCATCGTAATGTTCCTCATGGAAAAACAAAATCTATCGCTCGAGCAAATAAACAACATCCTCAACAAAAAAAGCGGTTTACTCGGCGTATCTGGCGTGTCGAACGACCTCAGGGACGTTCTCGAGGCAGCATCAAAAGGCAACGAGCGCGCAAAATTAGCATTCGAAATTTACTGCTACAGGGTTAAGAAGTACATTGGTGCATATGCTGCCGCTATGGGTGGAGTGGATGCGATTGTCTTTACTGCAGGTGCCGGCGAAAACAGCCCCGAAGTGCGCGAAAAATCGGTCGAGGGACTCGAATTCTTGGGAATAAAAATAGATAGGGATAAAAACAACGCTGCAAGAGGGATTGAAAAAGACATATCAACAGAAGATGCCAGAGTGCGGACATTGGTCATACCCACCAACGAGGAGCTCGTTATAGCACTCGAAACCGAAAGAATAGTTAGACGCCATTTCGAACCGATAAGTCTCGATGAGCCGTGCGAGCAATACTCCAACGGGAAAAACAATCCTAAGTCCCAAAAAAACTAA
- the topA gene encoding type I DNA topoisomerase, translated as MAKKVVIVESPAKSRTISKYLGKDFVVVASMGHIIDLPENELAVDVERGFKPRYIIIPGKKKILDRIKKVVLDAEAVYLASDPDREGEAIAYHIAHTLGLEDKAFRVLFNEITKRAVVEGIKNPGKIDMNKVYAQQARRILDRLVGYKVSPLLWRIMKKGLSAGRVQSVALKILAKREKEIAEFVPKEFWTIDLILEKDGSQFEARVKLFRGKKLEIPNESEAKKHGEAIRKINELIVKSVERKRGRRNPLPPFVTSTLQLEAFRKLGFSTKKTMQLAQQLYEGVELGDEGPTGLITYMRTDSVRVADIARAAARKFIKENFGEEYVGFGKFKSPKGAQEAHEAIRPTMPSRTPQNVKPYLTKDQYRLYELIWRRFIASQMAPAELERITVKISCGEYEAETKAVKVLFDGFMRVWKVKLAESEDEREDKLPELEEGDPVRLVDVKSAQHFTKPPPRFTEGTLVKELESQGIGRPSTYAQIVSTLLERKYVVSRKRKLHVTELGMAVNELLQKMFPDVFEEKFTARMEEELDKVEVGDKSWQQVLEEFYEPFAKKLEQASRNRKELKDSLIKTLDRKCPVCGAPLVVRWGKFGQFIACSNYPECKYTEPLDKAENQRKEPITLDEKCPECGAPLVIRYNRSGGRFIACSNYPKCKYTRSLTLEFPCPKPDCDGFLVERTSKRGKIFYSCSNESCDFVAFDEPTGELCPKCGAKTTFIKHNKKGDIRYCAICEWKSKINQKTNKE; from the coding sequence ATGGCAAAGAAAGTAGTAATAGTCGAATCGCCAGCAAAAAGCCGCACCATAAGCAAATATCTCGGCAAGGATTTCGTGGTAGTAGCCTCGATGGGGCACATAATCGATCTCCCGGAAAACGAACTTGCAGTGGATGTAGAACGCGGTTTTAAGCCGCGATATATAATAATTCCCGGCAAGAAGAAAATTCTTGATAGGATAAAGAAGGTCGTTCTCGATGCCGAGGCAGTTTATCTCGCATCCGACCCCGACCGGGAGGGTGAAGCTATAGCGTATCACATTGCGCACACACTTGGACTTGAGGACAAAGCATTCCGAGTGCTTTTTAACGAGATAACCAAGCGCGCTGTGGTCGAGGGCATAAAGAATCCCGGCAAAATCGACATGAACAAAGTCTACGCGCAGCAGGCGAGGAGAATACTCGATAGACTCGTCGGCTATAAGGTTAGCCCGCTTCTCTGGCGGATAATGAAAAAAGGGCTTTCTGCAGGAAGAGTTCAGTCGGTCGCGCTCAAAATACTTGCCAAGCGCGAAAAGGAGATAGCCGAATTCGTTCCAAAGGAATTCTGGACGATAGATCTGATTTTAGAAAAAGATGGCTCACAGTTTGAGGCAAGAGTCAAACTATTTCGTGGGAAAAAACTCGAAATCCCCAACGAGTCTGAAGCAAAAAAACACGGTGAGGCTATTCGCAAGATAAATGAGCTTATAGTAAAGTCTGTTGAGCGCAAGAGAGGACGACGAAATCCGCTTCCGCCATTTGTGACGAGCACACTTCAGCTTGAGGCGTTCCGCAAGCTGGGGTTCTCGACGAAAAAAACGATGCAGCTTGCGCAGCAGTTATACGAAGGAGTTGAGCTTGGCGATGAAGGACCTACGGGGCTTATAACTTACATGCGAACTGATTCGGTAAGAGTCGCGGACATAGCAAGGGCTGCTGCGAGGAAGTTCATAAAGGAGAACTTTGGCGAGGAGTATGTTGGTTTTGGGAAATTCAAGTCGCCCAAGGGGGCGCAGGAGGCTCATGAGGCTATTCGTCCCACTATGCCTTCGCGGACTCCGCAAAACGTTAAACCTTACCTGACGAAGGATCAGTACAGGCTTTACGAGCTTATCTGGCGAAGGTTCATAGCGTCACAAATGGCTCCAGCTGAGCTTGAGAGAATCACTGTGAAAATTTCTTGCGGCGAGTATGAGGCGGAAACTAAAGCCGTTAAAGTGCTTTTTGATGGCTTCATGAGGGTCTGGAAAGTTAAACTTGCAGAATCGGAAGACGAAAGGGAGGATAAACTCCCCGAACTTGAGGAAGGTGACCCGGTTAGACTCGTCGATGTGAAATCGGCACAGCATTTTACGAAGCCGCCGCCAAGGTTTACCGAGGGAACGCTCGTTAAGGAACTCGAATCACAGGGAATAGGCAGACCGAGCACTTACGCTCAAATAGTGTCAACTCTTCTTGAGAGGAAGTATGTGGTTTCCAGAAAAAGAAAGCTCCATGTTACCGAGCTTGGAATGGCGGTCAACGAACTTCTTCAGAAGATGTTCCCTGATGTTTTCGAGGAGAAGTTCACGGCAAGAATGGAAGAAGAACTCGATAAAGTCGAGGTTGGAGATAAAAGCTGGCAGCAGGTTCTTGAGGAATTCTACGAACCGTTCGCCAAAAAGCTTGAGCAGGCATCGCGTAACCGCAAAGAGCTCAAGGATTCACTCATCAAAACTCTGGACCGCAAGTGTCCCGTATGCGGAGCGCCGCTCGTTGTGAGGTGGGGCAAGTTCGGACAATTCATCGCATGCTCAAACTATCCAGAATGTAAATACACCGAACCTCTTGATAAAGCCGAGAACCAACGTAAGGAACCGATTACACTTGATGAAAAGTGCCCCGAGTGTGGTGCGCCGCTCGTTATAAGATATAACCGCTCGGGTGGACGATTCATTGCGTGCTCAAATTATCCTAAGTGCAAGTATACTCGCTCTTTGACGCTTGAGTTTCCGTGTCCCAAGCCGGATTGCGATGGCTTTCTGGTTGAGCGTACCTCGAAGCGCGGCAAAATTTTTTACTCCTGCAGCAACGAAAGCTGTGACTTCGTTGCATTTGACGAGCCGACAGGCGAGCTGTGCCCGAAATGTGGTGCGAAGACAACATTCATAAAACATAACAAAAAGGGTGATATAAGATATTGTGCTATATGCGAGTGGAAGTCAAAAATTAACCAAAAGACTAATAAAGAGTAG
- a CDS encoding response regulator — MGLRILLVEDDPNIRMVAKTSLTFGSDNEVVEVENGKKALELLREKDNNFDIILLDVMMPEMDGFTALSQIKTDPKLRHIPVAMLTAMAQKADIERSIELGADGYIEKPFDPINLPKQVEDIYKRCKKGE; from the coding sequence ATGGGACTCAGGATACTTCTCGTTGAGGATGACCCTAACATCAGGATGGTTGCGAAAACCAGCCTTACTTTTGGAAGTGACAATGAGGTAGTAGAGGTCGAAAACGGGAAAAAGGCATTAGAATTGCTACGAGAAAAGGATAACAATTTTGACATAATACTTCTCGATGTTATGATGCCCGAGATGGACGGTTTTACTGCGTTGTCCCAAATAAAGACTGACCCAAAACTAAGGCATATACCTGTTGCTATGCTTACAGCAATGGCTCAGAAGGCTGATATAGAAAGAAGCATAGAACTCGGAGCTGATGGTTATATTGAAAAGCCCTTCGACCCAATAAATTTGCCCAAACAGGTTGAGGATATATATAAAAGATGCAAGAAGGGAGAGTAA
- a CDS encoding Hpt domain-containing protein codes for MEDFNEIFSNLRNEYIQQIGEDISLLISRLKEGSFDGPDIRNIAHKIRGSAGTYGIPELSELAAKAEDELKKDEPSGELLRQIGEEMEKLYNKLKIGDKK; via the coding sequence ATGGAGGATTTCAACGAGATTTTTAGCAATTTAAGAAACGAATACATACAACAAATTGGGGAGGATATTTCCCTTCTTATTTCCCGTCTTAAGGAAGGCTCTTTTGACGGGCCTGACATTAGGAACATAGCGCACAAAATCCGTGGCAGCGCCGGGACATACGGTATCCCGGAACTAAGTGAACTTGCAGCGAAAGCCGAAGATGAACTTAAAAAAGATGAGCCTTCAGGTGAGCTCCTGAGACAAATTGGAGAAGAAATGGAGAAACTTTATAATAAACTAAAAATAGGGGATAAAAAATGA
- a CDS encoding prepilin-type N-terminal cleavage/methylation domain-containing protein: MRAKRKRSGFTLIELSTAVVIIGILAGLSVPTYRAAVAKAKRTEGLIQLKSFWKAQEAYFAEHGQWYAKYVRSWGRYTFGYLYIPAGKRYYIKELGIEIPEGHRYAMWCYWYMIKGRSARFYTYIWASGRRWDIDGDRYFDEWMIDTNGKIRCIFDDISNSYCRRR; this comes from the coding sequence ATGAGAGCAAAAAGAAAAAGATCTGGGTTTACTTTGATTGAGCTTTCCACCGCTGTAGTGATAATAGGCATTCTTGCGGGGCTTTCAGTCCCGACATATCGCGCAGCGGTCGCGAAAGCAAAAAGGACGGAAGGGTTAATCCAGCTAAAAAGCTTCTGGAAAGCGCAGGAGGCTTATTTCGCTGAACATGGGCAGTGGTACGCCAAATATGTCAGAAGCTGGGGCAGATACACTTTCGGATACCTTTATATTCCCGCTGGGAAAAGATATTATATAAAAGAACTGGGAATCGAAATCCCCGAGGGGCACAGATATGCTATGTGGTGTTACTGGTATATGATAAAGGGAAGAAGTGCAAGGTTTTACACCTACATCTGGGCTTCTGGAAGACGGTGGGACATCGACGGCGACAGATACTTCGATGAGTGGATGATAGACACGAATGGCAAAATAAGATGCATATTCGATGACATCTCAAATTCGTACTGCAGACGAAGGTGA